The Lolium rigidum isolate FL_2022 chromosome 2, APGP_CSIRO_Lrig_0.1, whole genome shotgun sequence genomic interval tactctctccgttTGAAAATCTAAGATGTTAAAACATTTTGTTTGATTCATccactttagtttgtatctactctatttttgcatgttggttcactcatgtttgtttgtatctagtctattttaaaAGTATCTAGTCTATGTGGATGCAGTCCAGAGTTATGGGCGCGCCTCTCATCAATATTTCAATGGATTTGCTAGTTCTGAGGTaactgagaactaacttcgtgaTCAGTCAAGTCGTACACCATTTAATTTGAATCATGATTCATGCTAATCGTGAGTTGCAAAAGAGAATTGATGATCTAAGAAAGGAAATTAGTTCTCAATCGACGGAGAAATAGTCACATCTATATTTTAAATTGAAAACTGGTGAATGGATGTGCGGTTTGGAAAGAAGGAGCGACAGCCGTACACGGGAAGTGTTTGCAGTTAACAGCAGTTCCAGTCCATCACAATTCCCACATATGCAAATCTTTTATCTCTTAATAGGAAGCCCCCACTACCTTATTTTGCTGCATTTCTGTGCGTCCACGCCATCAGCTTATCTTCCGCACGTTGCCCATCGCGTCACGTCTTGCATTTTTTGCATGTGGGCTGGGCATCTGGGTACGTGTACTGGACGACCGGCCCAACATTATTTCCTTCTCTACCGAGCAAATCTGGATCAATCGATACGGCTTCTAGCATTATTGCTGCTGGACGTATACGAATCATCCGAAACTGATGCTCCGTTTCTTCTGCCGTAACTCTCATAATTTTTTCATAGTCCATCTACTGATCTACacatctccagccgtgtccctTCCCTTCCTCCTTTTGCTATTACCTCCCTTTATAGAGTGTCATTAAATCATGGCATCTTGCAGCCTCCTCCACTTCCTCTTACAATCTCTACGCACATATATAGCCGACTCCCAATTCCAATGTTCATCCCGACCACCATCTGCTCGCCCTATCATGGCTGCACCGTACCGTACCAGTCACCTAGATTCTCCAAATTGATGCTGTTTTTTGTTCCCGATTATCAAGAGGCAAGCAGATAAAGCATTGGAAAAGAAGCAGAGATGAAAGACACAGGAACACCAGCAGGTACTGCCTAGGGTgcgatttttttattttcatgtggCCGTACCTTTTTTCCCCTTTGCCTTCATCCGTTTTACTATTTCAACTAACAATTCGAGTTCCATTTTTTAACGTAACAGAGCATGCACTGATTTGGAAAGCAAATGTTTCTAAACATGCGCGTCAATCTTGCATGGTTCTCCTAATTCCTTTCTTCAATTCTCCCTTTGAGGCCACAACATATGTTACGATTTAAATAGTATTCATTTGTGGTTTGCAGGTTGGCTCGGAATAAGCAGCTGTCAAAAAATCCTCACGTCCATTCCAAATGTATGCCAAGCTGCTAACATGATTTTTGTTTGCTTCCCCTCAGGAGTTAGGATGATGCAGCTAGAAGGAGTCAATAATAATGGGATCGTTGTGATACTGCTAACAGAAGTTCTATAATTTGTCAAAGAAGAGGCGTGAACATTAGCATGGATGGCGAGATCGCGAATGTACTCTATTCTAATTGTCAATGGCCACTTTTGCTTGAGTTTCACCTGTATATGGTCAGACGAGTTTCTCCTGTATATGGTCAGACGACGCATAAATATTTTGTATGAATATCTGATTGTTGTTTGCATTTTTTTTGGCATGGATGTTTGAGAGATAGAGTGAATTATATTTATATAGATAAAATCTGTTGTCGATTATGTTAACTACTATCATTAGTGTCATCCAGCTGTTTTAGCTCTTCACATCCAGCCCTTTCGATCCCATGCGCAATACATAGGAAGTACTTTGTCAGATTTATACTTCCGGATGTGTAATCGACTTTGTGATTATTGGAGACCTTGCAGTTGTGTGGTCGTGAACTATAGTATGTTCACACTAAAAACAGTTTTGTGGTGAATTTTGCTGTCCCTTACTTATATACTAGAAAAAAATGTGCCATGAAAATAGCATATTTTAATTATGATTAGGAGCCTCTATATCTTTCTATCAATAATTTCCCAAATGACTCACAGCTCGGTTTACATATTTCCTAATCTTACACTTCTTAAAGTAATATAAAACACATAAAAAATATCACATTTGCTCTAACTGATACTTAATGGATCTTACTTTTTTAACATGcattttccgcagcaacgcgcggggtattatcTAGTGAAATAAACTGCAAACGCCAAATTCTTTCATGGAACTATTTTCTTTTCCAAACGAGGATAATAGATAATTTTACATAGTAGATTGAATCAAAATGGAAACACAAGTGCCTTGACCGTGAAACAACATTCGTACACAACCTTGATCACATCATGCATCATCACAGGACGAAGAGCAAGCAACTTAACGACGCGCATCTGACTGGAACGGCTAGACGGAGCGTTCGACACTTTGACCTTATGCGTAGTCGTGGTCGGCGACCGGCTGGTAGGATGCGATGAAGACATCGCCGTAGACGAGCCCGGCGAGGCCGCCACCGATGAGAGGGCCGACCCAGTAGACCCAGTTTCCAGCGaagtcgccggcggcgacggcggggccGAAGGAGCGGGCGGGGTTCATGGAGCCGCCGCTGAATGGGCCGGCGGCGAGGATGTTGGCGccgacgatgaagccgatggCGATGGGGGCGATGGTGCCGAGGGAGCCCTTCTTGGGGTCGGCGGCCGTGGCGTACACCGTGTAGACCAGCGCGAAGGTGATGATGATCTCCATCACCACGCCCTCGAACTCGTTCATGCCGGCAGCGACGGCGTGCGTCGGGATGGCCTGCATGCGTTTAGAATCCGTTGATTCATCTTTCAGTCTACGTACATAAGCTGAACGGGAAGTACAGTGATGGTGTTGCAAGTACTAGTACGGACCTTCCCGTGGGTGACGAACTTGAGCAGAAagcaggcggcggtggagccgagcAGCTGGGCGACCCAGTAGAAGATCCCGGTGAGGATGGTGATGTTTCCGCCGACGGCAAGGCCGAAGGTCACGGCGGGGTTGAGATGCCCGCCGGAGATGTTTGCGGCGAccgcgacgccgacgaagagggcGAAGGCGTGGGCGATCGCGATGGCCACGAGGCCAGCCGGGTCCAGAGCGCCATCACTGGTCAGTTTGCCTATGTACGACACACGCCAATTTGTCAGTTCATACTGATGGAAAACAGAATAGAGTGATCACACAGTTAACAATTGCCGCGACTCACCGTAGGCAATGGCGGACCCGACGCCGGCGAACACAAAGAGGAGGGTGGCGATGAACTCGGACACATAGGCCTTGATGGACGTGGCGCTGAAGGAGTCGCCGCAGCTTCCGAATGTGAGTTTCACCATCCTGCTTTCACTCCCTTTAATTAACTTGCTGCTCTGGATGATGATGTGTGTACGCTGATGAGTGAACTCCCTCAGATTAGGCCCCTTTTATACACTCGAAATCGTGCTAACAACTTATTGGCAAACTCCAATTGCGGACTATAGAATCTATGGGCGGTGGGGATGATTACCACGGATAGTTTAGTTTAAGGATTAGCTTCATCTATGATTGGTGCTACTAGACCGCCCAAACGCACTTTGCTTTGATCAAATGTTTTGTTGTTATTATGAACTTTTAGAGTATTTTACCTCATCTTGTGCTAACTAATAGTTGCTTAAGGCGAGCATTTAAATCGCTGGGGGTGTTTGATTTGCTGTCTTTGTTTCCTCTGTTGATGTTTGTGATGAACTCTTTAGTAGTTAGTACACACAAATTCATCTAATCATGCAGAATGTAAATATCAAACTCGCTCTCGTATATAAAAGGTTGAATATCTAATTTTATTAGTTCTGAAAAGAGGTGAACTACAACTGTGTAGTTAGTATAATGTAGACAGACACTTTTCTACCTTGGTTGTCCATAACAGGACATAACTAATTAGTATTACAATTTTTTTGGATGCTTAGGAAACTTTGTATGATTGCatcaataaaaaaaattaattgtggttttggagcaatttttcattttctttcacTACTGGGACATGGCCTCTCCTCGAGGAAACCCAATTTTCCTCCAAGCTTTCATTGTTGAGCTCCACATTAGTGTGATGGAGGTGTAATGAAAATGTCCCTCTTTCTCAACTCAAATGCGAAATCCACAACACCGTAGTTGTTGTCTCGCGTATCTTACAAGAGGCCTCCACCTTGATCCCTGGGAGAGAATTAGCATAGATCGTCACCCCCCTCAGTTAACTTTTATCCAGCCAGTCAATGctggaagctttttttgagaaatGGAATAATGTTGCAGTAGTACAGGAAGAATCATTCTCAGTTTGCCAAATCAATGTTAACTAGGTACAGTAGGATTAATACTAAAATATCATTTAAAAGGTGAACATTTCACATAGTTTGGCAAAGTGATCTTGACATgaaccaaaggagaactctgcaTTCTCCAGAGTCGGCTAACCGAACAATATCTGTTCTGTCAGTTTGCATCAGCTACGGCAACTGAAAATTATATTGATGATTAGGACTCAATCCATTGGTTTATTTTATCCTGTAACAGTTTAATAGGATTTGCAATACCTTCTATTGCAAGTAAATTGGGGTTTCTAAGTGTGGTTCTTTATGGTTCTGAACTGCTGATTCAGAGTTTTCAATCATCGCAAATAATGTTACCTGGTGGTGGTAAAAACTAGAAATGGATTCCTTGCAGCAAGGGCGGCCATTGACGGCATGGAACTATATATAGCTCTTCTCATGAGTAGTTTCTTATGCTGCTCTCATTGCCATCTAAATTTCCTCTTATTAAATTACTGCAAGTCAAAGTCTGGCCAGAGATGTAAGGTCTTGTGTTCCTGTCATGCAAGCCATGCGCATGTCATGCAAACAGATCAATAGACTTTTAAGAAAACTGCAAGAATCTTCCGCATTTTTCATACTATTCTGCCGTTCTGCTAGGACAGCTATAGTTTGCGACTTAGTACTAAACAACCCTTTGGCGGTGCAGTGGTTAGCACTTTATTGCTACGATCGGACCCTCATTCCACTAACTTGCAGGGATTAGGAGTGTTGTCTACTTGCCCTGCTCCCTGGATCATTCGGTGGCAGCATTTCTGCCGTGGTCTATATAGTTTAGTCCTTTCCAACATTTCGGACTTTTGAAAaacttggctagtgcatcaatttcatatggtatcagagccaggaggtctcaagttCGAACTCCGGCTTACGCACTATTTAAAAATAGTTGCAGCCTCCCGTTTATCCCACATCTAGTGTCTTCCCGTTTGTCCAGCATAGACGTGAGGGGAGTGTTAAAATATATAGTCTAGCCCTTTCCGTTGCCTGTTTTCTCATCAACAGGCTTCCTAGTCGCACCATCGATATGAAAACTCCTCTTGAGCGTCTTCTCAAGGAAACACCAGACTACACCTTCTTTAAGGTGCTTGGCTGTGCTTGTTGGCCTCATCTTCGACCATATAATAATCATAAACTTGAGTTTCGATCTAAGAATTGTGTGTTTTTGGGCTACAGTTCTCATCATAAAGGATACAAGTGTCTCCATGTTCCCTCCAACCGAGTCTATATATCTAGAGATGTCATCTTTGATGAGAATGTATTCCCTTTTGCTAACTTGcccaatgtaacatcccaaattttaaaacaaagagaaaatgaatttcctttttccaaaaatgagaaccaacaaaaacttttcttacattggctgctatgcatagtactcatacttaatccttgtgctattgccatgattatgTGTTCTTTGCTCTACACCCATTTCCAAAACTCTAGACCCTAACCTTCTTAAAAACAAAGTGGGTCaaatttgagaaaccaaaataaaagaaaaagacatatgtcggcatatagccctaatatgtaaatcttgaaccctacccttTCTTACTTTGATAAATGGTGGTGGACCATTGCAAATcccacaaaaccctaaacctcatccctcttgtcaccatCCTTTGGAAaaccaaataaaaagaaatgatcttaaataagaaagaggcatatgcaagcctatggctattttttcaaaatgctaaactttgctttgtctaccttgGTAGATGGTTTAGAAATACCTCAACAAACCTAATTTAAGGCTTACCACTCAAATCTTGgagaaaccaaaaagaaaacaaaaatcaaataaagcatatgcatagaggcatatgtggcacttagccaaaataccaaatcttgacctaggcacccacaTTGTCCCAAAATGGTtggaaccctttacccaactcaatctaacaccaaataaacctcacccatgtcaaagtgaagcaaagaaaaagaaaagaatagaaagtagaaaatcacaaaaccctcacatatggtttatgccatttttccaaatctttgacctagaccattttggcctcCACCATTAGTTgtgttatgttactaaacacttattacaacttttggaatcaaagaaacacaaatcaaatcaaatttgaactcaaattgtgatcacatatgatgtttgtcaaatctgccaattctagtctggtcactactttgagcccctggaattcaagtttttcaaacaaaactttcccaattctttgcaccacctccaagagcacatcaaggtgaacaacattggtaaagaccaccatgtcaaattcatcttggatcaaaaactatgctcatgcaaagttgggactttttatcaaatgcaacaatctcacacattgcaattttgcaattcttttatttttaattttccaCCACCACTTGTGAATGTCTCTGGTCCTTTGCAACTCATCCAAACCAacaatttcaaattttggaaccatagTGCATAAATCAAATTTGGCAAAAATTTGAGAATTGCAAATACGCATCAAttcaaacactatttgaaatagtgttttccCAACTCTAAATCACCACCACTTGACACCTACTTGTTCCCCTGTCCCCTCTCTCCCTATTCTAAGCATAGAAACCCTAAGTGGGGGGCCAAACCTAgccgtggacatggccatgccggccatgttccactTGGCATGAtcccctcctctccttccctcaCCAGCACTGCCCACCCTGTCCTGGAGCTCCACCTCGACCTACTGCACTCGCCTATGCCCACCATGGTCGGAGAGAAGCCCTTCACTCGCCGGACATCACGCGCCCAGGGTGACCAGAGCATGCCGATGGCGTCTCCCATGGACACGCACTGGCCACGTGCCACTCCAGCGCTCTGCGCCTCCCCCGGACCCCCTCGCTGCACTTTGAGCTTCGCCGCCGCAACGCCAGTCCACCAGACACGCGCCCATGCTCGCGCAAGCACTGTCGCCGACGACCAGCTCGCCATTCTCCCACGCCTGTGCCGCCAGACCTCACCATCGCCAGCGCTCGCCaggccgtcccccacctcgccagCAGGCTCCCTAGCACCGCATTGACGTCGTCTACCTAGCGCTGTCGTCGCCTGCCCCTATCCCTCGCCGGAGTTGCCGCACCGTTGTCGACCCTCACGGCACCCTCGCAGCACCTCGAgcatctataaatagagccatccCTGCGCCTCCTTCTCCACACCAAATCTGCTCgcctccttctccttgatctcCTCGACCCATTTCCCCTCTCCAATTCTCACCGGAGCTCGCCAATTGCTCGCTGAAGTCCGCGGCGGTGCTGACGACGAAGCCAtcgattgacgcctccccgagcgacgccaccggtaccagcgcactcctcatcctcgacaacctcctcctgcctCGTCGCCGACCATAGCCTagccccagctcgccgccgaccccctacctccgctgtGCCAGCGCCTCCCTCgcgtcgacgacgatgacgaagctCCACCGTCCGATCTCCCTCTGATCCAACGCTTCTCAGCCTcccgtaccgtttcggtgagTTTCAGTCACTGACGTGCGGGCCccactgtcagctggcccgcagcgctagctgggccggcccaatccttCTCCTGCTGCGCAGCCCATctattttcccgccggcccttttattcaaattcaaaaatccaGATTCTgtttaaattcaatactggtcctGTGCTAGAattcaaatagtttcaaatctacccaaccaaatttgatgaattttatattgttggaaagcttataaaaatatctatccaaccacactggtctcACTTTGAAATATTTTGTAGGattaatgtgataaaaagaacaagacagagactttttcaaattcaaataaatcttaaaaatcaaccaaaaatgatattgaGTTGATTTAAACTCtcctagctcacatttcacttacactaattgtttatgcaaaaatatggcagggttactttgagtgatcatggcccaaattaaataaatgactatatggctattttagttaagtgatattgtccaaaactattatgcaaatcatatgaagtgttttacttcatttaaatcttgtcccaagcacCTTCATATGAGGTTTAGACCCTGGTCCatttactctcacatgaaatacttggtgatattaaatcataaatagcattgttaaattgtatgaggtattctacctcatttaaatcatcttctcaaatgatgatgatgaatggttgacttaggtcgacatgatttcatgtatgattgtttgaggaagttaaatcttaagaagattcaatgagaggaaattattcctcaaaaactaaatggaaactatcatttacatatgtaatgagaagaaattatttttTCCTAAGGAAataaaaccaatgcacctaattgtgttatgtgtgtgcttagaatagtttgtgtgaagtaatttggtgcttagtatagctcttgaacttgttgagtaattatacctcgtattcgaatttagacgctagcaccggagaataccaggaagaggaaggttgctaccaagaggaggaagaggagaactttgagaactaccaaggcaagctaacacctttgAAAGCTCtatggttgcaagctaatattcttgcaaagtgcaaagccacttggggcaaggcacctttAGTTATACCTTACTTACaacaatcctatcccaagtttttaccttacaagtttttactggtTTATTTAAAGagatacttttatagttaactttggtctaagtcaagaagattactagagtagcaaagttagtctcaagctagccaagcaagatagcacccctcatgattagtgctagtgctaaatactaaaacttgactactctagatgggaacatgtgacttgaaatgaatttgaaaccttggaatgatagtCATTCcactgaatgatttttgaaggtgaatatgacttggagaagatggtgatttttgattaaaaactgatattggtttggatgcgatacctttccaatttgtgagtacccccacaatacctgattatgggtagggcttaactggaaatttatacatcttagtatgggttccctctgaacacacatcataggggttataccgaggttgcctccgttgttgagaaatgatgtgaattgaggtgaattgtacggccaagccctatgcagttcccaggttgacagttggtcttcactgggaggccaagctcatagggagaggtacctatgtttgtaagtgaaagattatggttgatgatccgcgtactgtgttacgatgattcggggttatcccgacggatgaaatcaaatgttgtggcacaagtgtgcaacctctgcagagtgtaaacctattcgaatagccgcgtccacggttacggacggttggaaaggccatacagtttccggtgtcagattcttgaaaatattggtgaagtgaatggtgaatggtgacttgtttttgaatcacaacttgagttgtgggaatgacactaatgttcccacttgagttagttagcacatgaataagtcttttatcaaatacttatgaactaaaattggctttatgcaaattaaactagagcttagcaccctcttaCTAGAACTGTTAGCACTtaccctagtattagtttgcgagtactttaaagtactcacggctgtgtccctggctattcaaatggccagactatgaagaggagcatgatgtctacgggtgcttctattcttgtagacagtgttgggcctccaagagcagaggtttgtagaacagcagcaagtttcccttaagtggatcacccaaggtttatcgaactcagggaggaagaggtcaaagatatccctctcatgcaaccctgcaacaacaaagcaagaagtctcttgtgtccccaacacaccaaatacacttgtcagatgtataggtgcactagttcggcgaagagatagtgagatacaagtaatatggatgagtgcgagtggtaatagaaatcggaatgaaatatggcagcgagtaaacattcaacaaaacagtaaacaaacggtgattcgatgcttggaagcaaggcccagggatcctgctttcactagtggacactctcaacattgatcgcataataaataactctttctcatatgtgctacatacactcttttgttggatgatgaacacattgcgtaggattacacgaaccctcaatgccggagttaacaagctccacaattcaatgttcatatttaaataaccttagagcataatagatcattgcaaaataaaccaagaactaacatagtgcacacaccgtccacattacactatgaaggaggaatagatcacatcaatactatcataatgataattaactccacaatctacaagagatcatgatcatagcctacgacaagaaccacacggtgcacacactagtcacctttacaccatgcaggaggaatagactactttaataacatcacatgagtagcacacaactagtagcgatacaaagctcatcatatggatctcaatcatctaaagcagctcatgagatcattgtattgaagtacatgggagagagattaaccacatagctacagcggagccctcagcctcgggggtggattactccctcctcatcatggaggcagcgatggcggtgaagatggcggtggagacggcggtggagatggctccgggggcaattccccgtcccggcagggtgccggaacagagacttctgtcccccgaattggagtttcgcgatgtggcggcgcccctggagtctttctggagtttcgtcaagaggtatcgcgtttttaggtcgaaagggcttatataggcgaagaggcggcgcaggggggtgcctgggggctccccaccataggccggcgcgggcccaggccaggccgcaccgccttatggtgtggtggccctctggcccctctccgactcttcttcggtgttccggatgcttccggaaaaataggagggttggtcttcgtttcgtcgaattccgagaatattgcccgaacagcctttctggaaccaaaaacggcagaaaacgggaactggcactgtggcatcttgttaataggttagttccggaaaatgcatgaaatcatcataaagtgcaagcaaaacatgtaagtattgtcataaaacaagcatggaacgacagaaattatggatacgtcggggacgtatcagcatccccaagcttagttcctgctcgtcccgagcaggtaaacgataaaaagaataatttttgtagtgacatgctacttacataaccttgatcatactattgtaaagcatatgagatgaatgcagcgattcgaagcaatgttaatgcaatgagtaaacaattgaatcatatagcaaagacttttcatgaatagtactttcaagacaggcatcaataagtcttgcataagagttaactcataaagcaataaattcaaagtaaagacattgaagcaacacaatggaagattaaggttcagcggttgctttcaacttgtaacatgtatatctcatggataattgtcaatgcaaagcaatataacaagtataatatgcaagtatgtaagaatcaatgcacagttaatcacaagtgtttgcttctaag includes:
- the LOC124688012 gene encoding probable aquaporin TIP2-1; translated protein: MVKLTFGSCGDSFSATSIKAYVSEFIATLLFVFAGVGSAIAYGKLTSDGALDPAGLVAIAIAHAFALFVGVAVAANISGGHLNPAVTFGLAVGGNITILTGIFYWVAQLLGSTAACFLLKFVTHGKAIPTHAVAAGMNEFEGVVMEIIITFALVYTVYATAADPKKGSLGTIAPIAIGFIVGANILAAGPFSGGSMNPARSFGPAVAAGDFAGNWVYWVGPLIGGGLAGLVYGDVFIASYQPVADHDYA